One segment of Bacteroides caecimuris DNA contains the following:
- a CDS encoding ATP-binding protein: MIEKTAWDVRKYPEKFAVYRILCNFAVVFQNCINSMEAKYIHRELSAVIEEAYRYFSVITVTGPRQSGKTTLLRNLFSYLPYYSLENLDVRSFAENDPVAFLNQHTEGMILDEVHNAPNLLSYIQGMVDNDADRRFILSGSSQFAMLKKVTQSLAGRTAVFELLPLSYSEIREQITDTPLDNLLFNGFYPAIYSGRNIPKFLYPAYMKTYLDKDVRDLLQIKDMMQFHTFIRLCAGRIGSLFKASELANEIGVSSHTVTAWLSVLQASYIVFLLPPYFENTRKRLTKTPKLYFTDTGLACHLLGIESPEQLARDKMRGALFENFIVTEALKRRYNQGKESNLYFYRDSNQNEVDLLLKKHSGLYGIEIKSAMTYHADFEKALKQMDGWVKETILGKAVAYAGTLENTAGEIKLLNYSHLDEVLA; encoded by the coding sequence ATGATAGAAAAAACGGCTTGGGATGTGAGAAAATACCCTGAAAAATTTGCGGTGTATCGTATTTTATGTAATTTTGCAGTTGTATTTCAAAATTGCATAAACAGTATGGAGGCAAAATATATCCACAGGGAGCTATCCGCCGTGATAGAAGAGGCTTACCGCTATTTTTCAGTCATTACGGTAACAGGACCGCGCCAGTCCGGAAAGACGACGCTGCTCCGCAACTTGTTCTCATACCTACCGTATTACTCGTTGGAAAATCTTGATGTCCGGAGTTTCGCCGAAAACGACCCGGTCGCTTTTCTGAACCAGCACACGGAGGGCATGATTCTTGACGAGGTACACAACGCTCCGAACCTGCTGTCGTATATTCAGGGTATGGTGGACAATGATGCCGACCGGCGGTTTATCCTTTCGGGCAGTTCGCAGTTTGCCATGCTGAAAAAGGTTACACAGTCTTTGGCAGGACGTACCGCCGTTTTCGAGTTGCTCCCCCTGTCATACTCCGAAATACGGGAGCAGATCACCGATACGCCTCTTGACAACCTGCTGTTTAACGGGTTTTACCCTGCCATTTATTCGGGCCGTAACATACCCAAATTTCTTTATCCGGCGTACATGAAAACCTATCTGGACAAGGACGTGCGCGACCTGCTACAAATCAAGGACATGATGCAGTTCCACACATTCATCAGGCTTTGCGCCGGACGTATCGGATCGCTGTTCAAAGCCTCTGAACTGGCCAACGAAATCGGTGTCAGTTCACATACCGTTACGGCATGGCTGTCCGTCTTACAGGCATCTTATATTGTTTTCCTGCTACCTCCCTATTTCGAGAACACACGCAAACGGCTGACTAAAACTCCCAAGCTCTATTTTACGGATACAGGGCTTGCCTGTCACCTGCTCGGCATCGAATCGCCGGAACAGCTTGCACGGGACAAGATGCGTGGGGCGTTGTTCGAGAACTTCATCGTAACGGAAGCCTTGAAGCGGCGGTATAACCAAGGCAAGGAAAGCAACCTCTATTTTTACAGGGATTCGAACCAGAACGAGGTCGATTTGCTGTTGAAAAAACATTCGGGGCTATACGGTATTGAAATCAAGTCGGCGATGACCTACCATGCGGACTTCGAGAAGGCGTTGAAACAAATGGACGGCTGGGTCAAAGAAACCATACTGGGTAAGGCGGTGGCCTATGCGGGTACACTCGAAAATACTGCTGGAGAAATCAAACTTCTGAATTACAGTCACCTGGATGAGGTGTTGGCTTAA
- a CDS encoding M23 family metallopeptidase codes for MRKILLIAISGISFCTMPVQAQFNTIAKTPERYKVEALQEGMKKPEPTPESMAPAQETSTKPADESKKLWIDRYLSVSYPLQRIRITSPYGYRKDPFTGKRKFHGGIDLHARGEQVLAMMEGVVVKVGQDKTSGKYVTLRHGNYTVSYCHLSRVLAAKGTVVRPRDAVGITGSTGRSTGEHLHVTCKLNGKNINPSVLFDYIKSMQQECVSALAGLL; via the coding sequence ATGAGAAAAATTCTACTGATAGCAATATCGGGTATTTCATTCTGCACGATGCCCGTTCAGGCGCAGTTCAACACGATTGCCAAGACACCAGAAAGATACAAGGTAGAAGCCTTGCAGGAGGGTATGAAAAAGCCGGAGCCGACACCCGAAAGCATGGCTCCTGCACAGGAGACTTCGACAAAACCTGCCGATGAAAGTAAGAAGTTGTGGATTGACCGTTATCTCAGTGTGTCTTATCCATTGCAGCGCATCAGAATTACATCGCCATACGGCTACCGGAAAGACCCGTTTACCGGGAAGAGGAAGTTTCACGGGGGTATCGACCTGCACGCACGGGGCGAGCAGGTATTGGCCATGATGGAGGGGGTGGTCGTCAAAGTGGGACAAGACAAGACGTCCGGCAAGTATGTGACACTGCGGCACGGAAATTACACCGTCAGCTATTGCCACCTTTCACGGGTGCTGGCCGCCAAGGGTACGGTAGTCCGTCCCCGCGATGCCGTCGGTATTACCGGCTCGACCGGACGAAGTACAGGCGAGCACTTGCACGTCACCTGCAAGCTAAATGGCAAGAATATCAATCCCTCGGTTCTCTTCGATTACATCAAATCCATGCAGCAGGAGTGTGTGTCGGCATTAGCTGGACTGTTATAG
- a CDS encoding DUF4099 domain-containing protein, translated as MKKVQIEFDELPFSTLERFGLTREMIEDLPMRVLEDICNGRHSPVLPVRVTDEHGGQIESRSRFAFIRMDDGQVDVVFYPALKSSPLERYDEAQQKQLLDGKAIVADVEMSDGRSSKAFVQIDAETKQVMYVPTPIIARNLKVLAEVMRLGTVEVNGMQHGEPLTVVVGGEPATVGIDLHAKTGIRICSGDAQQWRNQPKREWDKYTFGCYGCWVMDDDGNLDYVSEEDYTEELWNEQKKSGERNRATALHK; from the coding sequence ATGAAAAAAGTTCAGATTGAATTTGATGAATTACCCTTTTCGACACTGGAACGATTCGGTCTTACAAGGGAAATGATCGAGGACTTGCCGATGCGTGTGTTGGAAGACATCTGCAACGGCCGGCATTCTCCCGTGCTTCCCGTGCGTGTCACTGACGAGCATGGCGGGCAAATCGAGAGCCGCAGCCGCTTTGCCTTTATCCGCATGGACGACGGTCAGGTGGATGTGGTGTTCTATCCGGCACTGAAATCCTCTCCACTGGAGCGGTATGACGAAGCACAGCAGAAACAGTTGCTCGACGGCAAGGCGATTGTCGCCGATGTGGAAATGTCGGACGGACGGAGCAGCAAGGCTTTCGTACAGATTGACGCCGAGACGAAACAGGTGATGTATGTCCCCACGCCCATCATCGCACGCAACCTGAAAGTGCTGGCCGAGGTCATGCGCCTCGGTACGGTGGAGGTAAACGGGATGCAGCACGGCGAGCCGCTGACGGTAGTCGTGGGCGGCGAGCCTGCCACAGTGGGCATCGACCTTCATGCCAAGACCGGCATCCGCATCTGTTCGGGCGACGCGCAGCAATGGCGCAACCAACCCAAGCGAGAGTGGGACAAATACACCTTCGGGTGCTACGGCTGCTGGGTCATGGACGATGACGGTAACCTTGACTACGTTTCGGAGGAAGACTACACCGAAGAGCTGTGGAACGAACAGAAGAAGAGCGGCGAGCGCAATCGTGCGACAGCTCTCCATAAGTAA
- a CDS encoding toprim domain-containing protein, which produces MREGELTYDDFLRRLNIQDVLIDAGYHLNRRDGLRYPSYVRLDSEGRRIRNDKFIVTQQGKCCFKPQQQKSYNIISFIKEHPHFFAEYHAGVSPDRLVNLVCNRLLNHPVADRDTRIIQPKRDVKPFDMADYDIHQFNPQDRATQKKFYPFFKHRGIDLYTQYAFHRNFCLATKHREDGMKYTNLAFPLTVPKDTGQVVGLEERGRPRMDGSGSYKGKAEGSNSSQGLWIASPAKTTLTEAKHIYWFESAYDAMAYYQLHQANDKDLRKAVFISTGGNPTVEQMRGVLTLSLPAKQHICFDTDLAGIEFAKNLQQEMYRAVRSTIEETPERKPYLDSVADGKNLDEGDIDLLPDALRSSYGKYESAWEEAMSMRSSGLCHPDDIREQTDIMNGNYKEFREGLREFLGLDKANDASFVREQPTYPNKDWNEQLLAGQKQEETVDETQAREQSPEEEQQTHFRR; this is translated from the coding sequence ATGAGAGAGGGCGAACTGACTTATGACGATTTTCTGCGCAGGCTGAACATTCAGGACGTGCTTATCGACGCGGGCTATCACCTGAACCGGCGTGACGGCCTGCGCTATCCCTCGTATGTCCGGTTGGACAGCGAGGGGCGGCGCATCCGCAACGACAAATTCATTGTCACGCAGCAAGGGAAATGTTGTTTCAAACCGCAACAGCAGAAGTCGTATAACATCATTTCCTTTATCAAGGAGCATCCGCATTTTTTCGCGGAATACCATGCCGGTGTGTCTCCCGACCGACTGGTAAACCTTGTCTGCAACCGGTTGCTGAACCATCCCGTCGCTGACCGGGATACCCGGATTATCCAGCCTAAACGGGATGTGAAGCCGTTTGACATGGCGGATTACGACATTCACCAGTTCAATCCGCAGGATCGGGCGACACAAAAGAAGTTCTATCCGTTCTTCAAGCATCGGGGCATCGACCTTTACACGCAATACGCCTTCCACCGGAACTTTTGTCTGGCGACGAAACACCGTGAGGACGGCATGAAATACACCAACCTCGCCTTTCCGCTGACCGTTCCGAAAGATACGGGACAGGTTGTCGGTCTGGAAGAGCGAGGGCGCCCTCGCATGGATGGCAGCGGCAGTTATAAAGGGAAGGCGGAAGGGAGCAATTCGAGCCAAGGGCTATGGATTGCCAGCCCAGCCAAAACTACGCTTACCGAAGCCAAGCATATCTACTGGTTCGAGAGTGCATACGACGCGATGGCCTATTACCAGCTTCATCAGGCCAACGACAAGGATTTGCGGAAAGCGGTCTTCATATCTACCGGCGGTAACCCGACGGTGGAACAGATGCGGGGTGTCCTCACGCTCTCGCTTCCTGCCAAGCAACACATCTGTTTCGATACCGACCTTGCGGGAATCGAGTTTGCCAAGAACCTGCAACAGGAGATGTACCGGGCTGTCCGTTCCACCATCGAGGAGACACCGGAGCGGAAGCCTTATCTGGATTCCGTCGCTGACGGCAAGAACCTCGATGAAGGAGACATAGACCTGCTGCCCGACGCTTTGCGGTCGAGCTACGGGAAATATGAATCCGCATGGGAAGAAGCCATGTCGATGCGTTCGAGCGGCCTGTGCCATCCGGACGACATACGGGAACAGACGGATATCATGAACGGAAATTACAAGGAGTTCCGTGAAGGATTGCGGGAGTTCCTCGGTCTGGACAAGGCGAATGACGCCTCTTTTGTCCGTGAACAGCCTACCTATCCCAACAAGGACTGGAACGAACAGCTTTTGGCCGGGCAGAAACAGGAAGAGACGGTCGATGAGACACAGGCGAGAGAACAGTCACCGGAAGAGGAACAACAAACACACTTTCGCCGATGA
- a CDS encoding PH domain-containing protein, which yields MMTDAPTGHFQSIVLQPHAGQFVIDELPAIVLCCAAWVYGGMEGLPLTALAVSVAALLSLALLYRFIYLRRTRYHIGSEQLISRHGVLSRKTDYMEQYRIVDFVEHQSLMQQLCGLKTVRIFSMDRNTPRLDLVGIRHNFDVVTLIRERVEYNKRKKGIYEITNH from the coding sequence ATGATGACCGATGCACCCACAGGACATTTCCAAAGCATCGTGCTGCAACCGCACGCCGGACAGTTCGTCATCGACGAGCTGCCCGCAATCGTATTGTGCTGTGCAGCATGGGTGTACGGTGGCATGGAGGGACTGCCTCTGACAGCTCTTGCCGTATCGGTTGCCGCATTGCTTTCTTTGGCATTGCTGTACCGTTTCATCTATCTGCGCCGGACACGCTACCACATCGGTAGCGAGCAGCTTATCAGCAGGCATGGGGTGCTGTCCCGGAAGACGGACTACATGGAACAATATCGTATCGTGGACTTTGTGGAACACCAAAGCCTCATGCAGCAGCTTTGCGGCCTAAAGACGGTACGCATCTTCTCGATGGACAGGAATACACCCCGGCTTGATTTGGTAGGCATCAGACACAACTTCGATGTGGTAACGCTTATCCGGGAACGGGTCGAGTATAACAAACGAAAAAAGGGAATATATGAAATCACGAATCATTAG
- a CDS encoding M23 family metallopeptidase codes for MKYTEEMILQSDSGYCMPFEEQQGKDVELSLGYGEQTDPATGEKFFHHGIDFNVRCYMLSALASGIVSGVGNDSGHGICQTIRYGEYEVTYGNLSNVFAQFGQRVKAGQTVALSGDKLHMTVRFKGEELNPLEFLTMLYGNIQAMRQAGGHETDYLSGLEMELKTDYERDKREIEELMLHFLPHYMEDLRHGAYTLPRNTEQSLRHIFTVGAMKEYFYENMPSMANPLGLGHKAMPLACKVQNLLIADFLHYLALRHDVYLSTASSDIKKNSMTKP; via the coding sequence ATGAAATATACAGAAGAAATGATCCTGCAATCCGATAGCGGTTATTGTATGCCTTTCGAGGAACAGCAGGGCAAAGACGTGGAGCTGTCGCTCGGCTACGGCGAACAGACCGACCCGGCGACGGGCGAGAAATTCTTTCATCACGGCATTGACTTCAACGTGCGGTGCTATATGCTTTCTGCCCTCGCCAGCGGCATTGTGTCGGGCGTGGGCAACGATTCCGGACACGGCATCTGCCAGACCATCCGCTACGGGGAGTATGAGGTGACATACGGAAATCTGTCCAATGTCTTCGCTCAATTCGGACAGCGTGTAAAGGCCGGACAGACGGTAGCTTTGAGCGGTGACAAACTGCACATGACCGTCCGCTTCAAGGGCGAGGAACTGAACCCGCTGGAGTTCCTGACGATGCTGTACGGGAACATACAGGCAATGCGTCAGGCCGGCGGACACGAGACAGACTATTTATCCGGCTTGGAGATGGAACTGAAAACCGATTATGAACGGGACAAAAGGGAGATAGAGGAACTGATGCTGCACTTCCTGCCGCACTATATGGAGGATTTGCGGCATGGAGCATACACCTTGCCCCGGAATACGGAGCAGTCGCTACGCCACATCTTCACGGTGGGCGCGATGAAGGAGTATTTCTACGAGAATATGCCGAGCATGGCCAATCCGCTCGGACTGGGACACAAGGCCATGCCGCTGGCCTGCAAGGTGCAGAACCTCCTTATTGCGGATTTCCTGCATTACCTCGCCCTGCGGCATGATGTGTACCTCTCCACTGCGAGCAGCGACATAAAAAAAAACTCCATGACGAAGCCCTGA
- a CDS encoding zincin-like metallopeptidase domain-containing protein yields the protein MKEKSQIEKKAEEKQTELLSAALGGASNAGGHWLNVSGKGFPRLYPQGVSASPFNALFMALHSDNNGCKTNLFTLYSETKARGAAVREHEQGVPFLFYNWNKYVNRNNPNETIDRTAYLQLDEEQKAQFKGVHNREIRTLFNIDQTTLPYVDKPAYEDAVKQDGSVQERGYAEADNRRLRTRFNDFLLKMRDNLVPVRSDGSGVPHYETDKDAVYMPRQKDFEHYHDYVQEALRQIVSATGHQQRLAREGMVMKNGVAPSEDAVKYERLVVELASGIKMLELGLPARLSDASLKTVDYWCREFKENPCIMDALESDVNNALDVIRKAERGEKIEYATLRNRRQTTTMQEQMPKHYFVANEIRQHPDKAAKSIVLVIDREAKSADVILPAGASTEANNEIPGMNKGRIERALQKEGIEQVRFYNTDGALGYRPDDSYFNEKMVTLARLRNYTLEKLSTLDVSEAVRRANEVGFDAVQMIQDDKNRWALYIKPENKEGYSVYPDKEDVNRFFSTLKQAMDNIDKVRMELAHKYYALAEVKPDLKVDLFGSDTPEIDLNRIQRVAIFKTRQDGIQCVATIDGQKLQPRSVTPQQWQRMWVAEDRDGYKRHLAATLFADVLQKGQSVGEQKAEEQVRQQNEVVAENRSEETNDENMSPKRQFWDNLKEKHPDALYLIRAGEVYRLYNEDAAKGADILGITMKKYPERGFSAFAEFPRTQLDSYLPKLVRAGERVAISEIELQDKRQDEQETHRGIHR from the coding sequence ATGAAAGAAAAGTCGCAAATCGAAAAAAAAGCCGAAGAAAAGCAGACGGAACTGCTGTCTGCCGCACTGGGCGGGGCATCGAACGCCGGCGGCCATTGGCTCAACGTATCGGGCAAGGGATTTCCCCGGCTCTATCCGCAAGGGGTCTCGGCCAGCCCGTTCAATGCCCTCTTTATGGCCTTGCATTCGGACAATAACGGATGCAAGACCAACCTGTTCACGCTTTACAGTGAAACCAAGGCACGGGGGGCTGCGGTACGGGAGCATGAGCAGGGCGTACCGTTCCTGTTCTATAACTGGAACAAGTATGTCAACCGGAACAATCCGAATGAAACCATCGACCGTACCGCCTATCTCCAATTGGACGAAGAGCAGAAGGCACAGTTCAAGGGTGTCCACAACCGAGAAATCCGCACGCTTTTCAATATCGACCAGACGACGTTGCCCTACGTGGACAAGCCGGCTTACGAGGATGCGGTAAAGCAGGACGGCAGTGTTCAGGAAAGAGGATATGCCGAGGCGGACAACCGCAGGTTGCGCACTCGGTTCAACGACTTTCTATTGAAGATGCGGGACAACCTCGTTCCCGTGCGCTCGGACGGTAGCGGAGTTCCTCATTACGAGACGGACAAAGATGCGGTCTATATGCCGCGCCAAAAGGATTTTGAGCATTACCACGATTATGTGCAGGAAGCCTTGCGGCAGATCGTGAGTGCCACAGGACATCAACAACGACTTGCCCGTGAAGGCATGGTCATGAAGAATGGTGTGGCTCCGTCAGAGGATGCGGTAAAATATGAAAGGTTGGTTGTGGAACTGGCTTCGGGTATCAAGATGTTGGAACTGGGACTGCCCGCGCGTTTGTCCGATGCAAGCCTGAAGACGGTGGATTACTGGTGTCGGGAGTTCAAGGAAAACCCGTGTATAATGGACGCTCTCGAAAGCGACGTGAACAATGCGCTTGATGTTATCCGAAAAGCGGAACGGGGCGAGAAAATTGAGTACGCCACCCTGCGAAACAGACGGCAGACCACGACCATGCAGGAACAGATGCCCAAGCATTACTTTGTGGCGAATGAAATCCGCCAGCACCCGGACAAGGCGGCGAAAAGCATCGTCCTCGTCATCGACCGGGAGGCGAAATCGGCGGATGTCATTTTGCCGGCAGGAGCTTCGACCGAGGCGAACAACGAGATTCCCGGCATGAACAAGGGGCGTATCGAACGGGCATTGCAGAAAGAGGGTATCGAGCAGGTGCGTTTCTATAATACTGACGGTGCATTGGGTTACAGACCCGATGACAGCTATTTCAATGAAAAAATGGTGACACTGGCCCGGTTAAGGAACTACACGTTGGAAAAGCTCTCCACGCTGGACGTGTCGGAAGCTGTCAGACGGGCGAATGAGGTCGGGTTCGATGCCGTGCAGATGATTCAGGATGACAAGAACCGTTGGGCACTCTATATCAAGCCGGAAAACAAGGAGGGGTACAGCGTCTATCCCGACAAGGAGGATGTGAACCGTTTTTTCTCCACGCTCAAGCAGGCGATGGACAACATCGACAAGGTACGGATGGAGCTGGCGCACAAGTATTATGCACTGGCGGAGGTCAAACCCGACCTGAAAGTGGATTTGTTCGGCAGCGATACGCCGGAGATTGACCTGAACCGTATTCAGCGTGTTGCCATCTTCAAGACCAGGCAGGATGGAATCCAGTGTGTGGCAACCATCGACGGACAAAAGCTGCAGCCCCGCAGCGTCACTCCACAGCAGTGGCAACGGATGTGGGTGGCGGAAGACCGTGACGGCTACAAGCGGCATTTGGCGGCTACGCTGTTTGCCGATGTGCTGCAAAAGGGACAATCCGTCGGGGAACAGAAAGCGGAAGAGCAGGTACGGCAACAGAATGAGGTGGTGGCGGAAAATCGGTCGGAAGAGACGAATGATGAAAATATGTCTCCGAAACGGCAGTTTTGGGACAACCTCAAGGAAAAGCATCCCGATGCCCTGTATCTGATTCGTGCAGGAGAAGTCTATCGGCTTTATAATGAGGATGCGGCAAAGGGAGCTGATATATTGGGGATTACGATGAAGAAATATCCGGAACGTGGATTTTCGGCTTTCGCAGAGTTCCCAAGGACGCAACTGGACAGCTATCTGCCCAAACTTGTCCGTGCTGGTGAGCGTGTCGCCATCAGTGAGATAGAGCTACAGGATAAACGGCAGGACGAGCAGGAAACACATAGGGGTATTCATAGATAA
- a CDS encoding glucosaminidase domain-containing protein — protein MTKNQEYALQYADYAMAQMRRYGIPASVTLAQGILESSNGQSRLARNENNHFGIKATSSWIAEGGKYGIYTDDKPNEKFCSYDSVGDSYEHHSRFLKENSRYAGCFKLSPDDYKGWAQSIEKAGYATGGKYAENLQKIIEQNGLQKYDRQVMQEMTAQGRQFGVEHNPLQTSESAEHGTGYSFPVEREEFLFITSPFGTRQDPLDSTKQQMHKGVDIRCKADAVLATESGGKVVAVNQNKNTPGGKSLTVEYARTDGSKVQCTYMHLKEISVKVGDTVQAGGRLGTSGNTGTRTTGEHLHFGVKNIYADGTKRDIDPAAYLAEIAQKGHIKLQMLHNGNDLLVKYKAAEDTVPEKNLSPDGWMKKLLSSEDSGVGISGCNDPIVEMAMTAFASLMLLATQIDNREEEEQKTAISAAMDLRTIDLKPLLPNMKNCDLTIGENGKAILKADNGELHVSRELTASELNRLSATLNNGTLTEEAKQMRVTGMLNTVILSEAASQNFEQGMTRQQGQTENLRR, from the coding sequence ATGACCAAGAATCAGGAATATGCACTGCAATACGCAGATTATGCGATGGCACAGATGCGAAGGTATGGCATCCCGGCTTCCGTCACATTGGCGCAAGGCATACTGGAAAGCAGCAACGGACAGAGCCGTCTGGCAAGGAACGAGAACAACCATTTCGGCATCAAGGCAACTTCCTCGTGGATTGCCGAAGGCGGCAAATACGGAATCTACACCGATGATAAGCCGAATGAAAAGTTCTGCAGCTATGACAGCGTGGGTGATTCATACGAGCATCATTCCCGCTTTTTGAAGGAGAACAGCCGCTATGCCGGTTGCTTCAAACTCTCCCCGGACGATTACAAGGGCTGGGCACAAAGCATTGAGAAAGCCGGTTACGCCACAGGCGGCAAGTATGCCGAGAACCTGCAGAAAATCATTGAGCAGAACGGCTTGCAGAAGTATGACAGACAGGTGATGCAGGAGATGACGGCACAAGGCCGGCAGTTCGGGGTGGAACACAATCCGCTCCAGACTTCCGAGAGTGCGGAACATGGAACGGGGTATTCGTTCCCGGTGGAACGGGAGGAATTTCTGTTCATTACCTCTCCGTTCGGAACACGGCAAGACCCGTTGGACAGCACAAAGCAACAGATGCACAAGGGCGTGGATATCCGTTGCAAAGCCGACGCGGTACTGGCTACGGAGAGCGGCGGCAAGGTCGTGGCGGTAAACCAGAACAAGAATACACCCGGCGGCAAGTCGCTGACGGTGGAATATGCTCGGACGGACGGCAGCAAGGTACAATGTACCTATATGCACCTCAAGGAGATTTCCGTCAAGGTCGGCGATACGGTACAGGCAGGCGGACGGCTTGGCACATCGGGCAATACGGGGACACGGACGACCGGGGAACATCTGCATTTCGGTGTGAAGAATATCTATGCCGACGGGACGAAACGGGATATAGACCCTGCGGCGTATCTGGCTGAAATCGCACAGAAAGGACATATCAAATTGCAAATGCTGCACAACGGAAATGACCTGCTCGTCAAATACAAGGCGGCGGAAGATACCGTGCCTGAAAAGAACCTTTCGCCAGACGGATGGATGAAAAAACTCCTTTCGTCGGAGGATAGCGGTGTGGGAATATCGGGATGCAACGACCCGATTGTGGAGATGGCGATGACCGCTTTCGCCTCCCTGATGCTTTTAGCCACACAGATTGATAACCGGGAGGAAGAGGAACAGAAGACGGCGATATCCGCCGCGATGGATCTTCGTACCATCGACCTGAAGCCGTTGTTGCCGAATATGAAGAACTGCGACCTGACTATCGGCGAGAACGGCAAGGCCATTCTGAAAGCGGACAACGGGGAACTGCATGTCTCGCGGGAGCTGACCGCTTCCGAGCTGAACCGGTTGTCTGCCACGTTGAACAACGGTACACTCACGGAAGAGGCCAAACAGATGCGTGTAACCGGTATGCTGAATACGGTTATCCTGTCGGAAGCGGCCTCACAGAATTTTGAGCAGGGGATGACCCGGCAACAGGGACAAACGGAAAACCTGCGAAGATAA